The Halichoerus grypus chromosome 9, mHalGry1.hap1.1, whole genome shotgun sequence genomic sequence AGTAAAAGGCCATGATAAGGCTGTATTGGACAGTTATGAATATTTTGCCGTGCTTGCTGCAAAGGAACTTGGTATCTCTATTAAAGTgtaagtatggggcgcctgggtggctcagttggttaagcgtctgccttcggctctgttcatgatcccagggtcctgggatcgagccccgcatcgggctccctgctcagtggagaatctgcttctcgctctacccctctcccctgctcgtgatctctctctcactctcaaataaataaaatcttttaaaaaataaataaatagggcgcctgggtggctcagttggttgggcgactgccttcggctcaggtcatgatcctggagtccctggatcgagtcccacatcgggctccctgctcggcggagagtctgcttctccctctgaccctaacccctctcatgtgctctctctcattctctctctctcaaataaataaataaaaatttaaataaataaataaataaataaataaagtgtaagTATGATCTTTCCTAATCTGACCTGTTAGCTGCTATAACGTGATCAACCAGGAGAATGGTGCTGATCCCAGCTAGGTCTGAACCCTTAAAATAGCATAGAAACTCATGGTGGGTAGAGTTTAGACTTGTCACATTATCCTAATCAGGATTcctattagaatttttaaatactagACTGAGTgaacaaggaaaataaaggaaatcctTTCTTAAGCAATTGCACAGACATAAGGAGACCCACGAAGCCCTCATGTCTGGACTCtccatggggtggggaggtgaaTTAGGTGAATAAGCAATCCTTTTAGACTCTGATGATCTTTGTCTAATATAGCTATTGTTTCACAACTGCCTTCAGAAACATCACTCACCCAGTCATTTCCTACAGGATCAAGGCAAGCTTCATATGGCCTTGAAATCACTGCTGGGTCAAATATAACTATAGTAGTCTCCCCCTTATCCGTGGAGAATACGCAAGACCCCCAGCAAATGCCTGGAACTGTGAATGGTACTCAGTCCTACATGTCCTTTTTTTCCTATACCTATATGCCTATGATGAAGtgatttataaattaggcacagtaagaaattaacaataacTAGCCATGGAATAGAACAATCGCAACAATATACTGcgataaaagttatgtgaatgtgctctcttgtctctctccctctctcaaaataccttctTGTGCTGTACTCACCCCTGGgatgatgtgaaatgataaaatgcccaGGTGATGCGATTAAGTGAGGTGAATGCTGTAGGCACTATGATGTCACGTTAGGCAGCTATTAACCTTCTGACTCACTCCAGGTTATCGTCTGCTTCTGGACCGCGGTTGACCATGAGCAACTGAAACCACtgaaagcaaaaccatggataaGGGTGGGGGGACTGCTGCACCTCTTTTGTCTTGTCACCTGCTCCTTCTGATGCCGAACAAGGCCCATTTAGGGCTTTGCCAGGCTTGCCttataagaaaacagaaggaacCCACACCTTTCCCATAACAGACTTTTTAGTTTTGTGGTTATTGATTAATGTGCAGATTTCCCTAAAACAACACACATAGCAACACACTGGTTCGACTCTTCACAGTTCGTACATTTGGTCAAAACTGGACTtcggggtggagggtgggaggtaAAAGCCGGAGGCATACTCGCGTGCCCTTGCATGCCATGGCTCGGTTTGGATCTGTGGGATATTTGTTCCATGGCTGTCTGCTGTGTTTATTTTGGCCCGAGCTTTAGGACAGCGGTTGTTACACCTGACAGCCTGGACAGCTGGGAGTCTGTAAACGGTAGCTAATGCCTATAATTGAGTATGAGCCTCACCTACAGAACTGTGGAATCGTGCTTTTCTATCAGTGACTCGGGTTTTAACATCACTTAGCTTAAGTATGTTGTTTTGCCCATTGGTTTTTCAGACATGAACCTCCAAGGAAAATAGAGCGATTTACTCTTCTCAAATCAGTGCATATTTTCAAGAAGCACAGAGTTCAGTATGAAATGAGAACACTTTACAGATGTTTAGAGGTGAGTTTATTTCAGACATTCAAGCATTTTTGAAATGCCCAGAAGTTCACACTAGCACATTGCAACCGTCCTTTAAGGTTGACTGGATGGACTTCCTGTCAGTCAGCCTGTGACTGATAGCTGTAGAGAAGGTAAATGATAGAAAATCAGACTCAAAGCCATCCTTTAGAGTAGTTCATACTTTAACTCAACAATACAGATTATGCTAATTTTCATACAATATAAAGCCTTGGAAGAATTTGGCTTATATTTCATAAATCCTAGTTAAGTTTTTACATAGTTCTAGTGATTCTTTGCACACATTAATGGGTTTTCCATGTCCACAATGGGAAACGTTAAGGTTTTTCATTCATCAGTTACTCACTTGTGCATCTAGTAGGGTCAGCGTAGTCTTGTGGTTAAGGAGAGCAagggttctggagtcagacagctCCAAGTACTGGCATGTGCCAGCTGTGGGATCTGCACCTCAGCTCCTTCATCTGTGGAGTGAGAGTAATAACGGTGCGCATCTCGTAAGGttagtgtgaggattaaatgagacactTATCGAAAGCACTTAGAATGCTCCCATTACATAGTGAATGATTAGTAAATGTTGTATCGCTTTAATATCACACTTGCCAGCTGGGTTCCATAGAGCCCTGGTTTTAAGGTGTTCTGGGCTGTGCTCCCCCCTTCCAGCCAACCAGAAGAtctatacttttttccttttatttatttatttatttattattttatctgtcCGAGAGAGTGTatgcatgagcggggtgggggtggaattgcagatggacaagcagactccccctctgagcagggatcctgatgggggcctcgattccaggaccccgaggtcatgacctgagctaagagcagatgcttaaccaactgagccacccaggcatcccaatacttttttccttttaaactggaattctgggggcacctgggtggctcagtcagttaagcgtctgactcttgatttcagctcaggtcatggtctcagggtcatgagatcaagcctgagTTGTGCtgtgcactgggtgtggagcctgcttgggattctgtctttccctctccttctgcccctcccacccccacctggcgCTCacgatttctctctctctcaaaaaaaaaaaaaaaaaaaaaaaagttggagttCTGTGTAAGGtttcatagagaaagaaaagctatactggggcgcctgggtggctcagtcgttaagcgtctgccttcggctcaggtcatggtcccagggtcctgggatcgagccccacatcgggctccctgctcggcgggaagcctgcttctccctctcccactccccctgcttgtgttccttctctcgctgtgtctctctgtcaaataaataaataaaaattaaaaaaaaaaaaaagctatactgcttttactaaaaaaagaaacttaaaattccTGCTTTAACAGCTTATCATGAACCAATTTCATGTTTGAAATTTTAGTTAGAACATCTAACTGGGAGTACAGCAGATGTCTACTTGGAATATATTCAGCGTAACTTACCTGAAGGAGTTGCCATGGAAGTGACAGAGGTATGACTTGAATTTCTAGCTCCGATGGAGAGAGATCTGTATTGTTGTCTTGCTACTTTGCAGCCCTGTCCCGGCCCACTGAGtggagggtggggcctggggcggACTAGAGGCAGAGTTGCCACAGTGGCTGGGGTCTCTGCCTCCCTGTACAAGCACTGCAGCCCAGCAGATCCTGCCAGTGCAGCCCACATCCTCCCCAAGCTGCCCCTGAGTCTCCCTCCCTCTTAGTAGTTGAAGACATGGGGTCCGCATTCATGGGCAGTCCCTGGAGATCACTGAGTGAACTATGTGAGAGTGTTTTAGATACCATCCAGGTTCCTCCTCCTTATTTTAGAGCCCTACACaaagatgggggggaggggtgaaaggaaaaaagaagacgAGAGGATTTAAGGGAACAAAACGAGTAAATCCAATTTGTGGCTCAAGAGTTCAGTTAAGTCCACATTatgttatagttttatttttctctttttagaccAGATTAGAACAGTTACCAGGACACATCAAGGAGCCAGTCTGGGAAATGgtaccagaagaaaaagaaggcaagtCCTAAAGTCTCAGCGAGTCCACTGGTGCCGGCATTTGACCCGAGAGGGGGTCAGACACATATGTTGAGATAGAGAGGCTTCCAGTCGGGGTGACCGTGAGTCCACCTGACCACTCCGTTGAGCCCACATGAGCCCACATGCCCTGAGCAGCTCACAGCAAGGGGCAGATctttaatgacacactggactagagTGAAAAACCACTTGACCTATTCTTCTGTACACATCATCATTTCAGTTCTGATTTTAACAAATGTGAGCAAACCACTTTGACTACTGTGCGCCAAGAGAATCGAGTTTATATCTTGTTCCTCTGTTACTGTTCAATGATGAGTTCGcactgattttaatttgtatcatTTCATCTGAAAGTGAATCTTTTGAAATATTCCTTATGTACATTTTCCCTTTTGAGCCACCTAGAAGGAACCTTCAGTTGATTTGGTTAATTTAACACCGAACAGTTAAAGTTCTTCATATTTACCTCGGTGCAAGCTGGCAAATGCTAGTTTGGGGATGGTAACCTCCAAATTTTACCTCATTTAAGCGTGACATTCTTGAACATGAATATACTGTGCAGCATCTCACGCACATTTGTGGCATGCACTGAACAACTCTCGTTGCCCAAACCCTTACCAGACTGCCTAGAAGGATCACTGTTAAGGAATTTGAGCTCTCGAGAAATTACTGTATCACTTTTTTCATCCTGTGATTCACTCAGCAGGCTTTTATTTTGTTAGCTCTGTAACCAGCACTGTAGAAAATAGCGAACATTGAATGGAAATAATGGCTTTTGAAAACTGAGCAGGGcataaatgtttttccttattaaaCCCCACGGTGATAAGGCCTCCTTTTGTAAATGGCATTCTTCTGTTTGGAGAGGCCTACTTTTCCATGAAATTAAATCGGAGTTAAAGGCCTGAAAGCGGCAAGGCTACAATGTGCTGAAACTGCGGGTATATCAGCCCCAAGGGAGTGATTCGTTTCCTCTTTACAGCACAATTGGGTCCATGTCTTTTGGCAGTTTCCTTCACGTCTTTGGGGTCGTTACGacttctcagtttttcccccctTAAACCGGCGTCCCGGTTCTCTTTTCCCCGATCTACTATCAGGTATCAACGTTTTGAATGCATGCTGCTTCTGTATCAGACTTACAGTACTGTCATTAACATGAAAAGAGTTACAGCCTCGTGCCCTGTGACCTCATTCAGTTCCCAGCTCAGTTGTTGACGGTAAGCTTCGGGATTAAGAACTAGTCGATAAAACAAGAGCGATATAACGGAACTGTATCTAGCAAAGCAGCAATCTGTGAcccatttttactttaaaagaaataatttcttaaatataggtcacttaaatctttgttttataaacaaTATTAATCACTGTATCATAAGATGATTTAGGCAAACTCACCTCCAGTGACTCTGTGAGCTCCTTTCAAGGTGTGCATCCACTTCGAGCTGTTTTCAGACTAAATCAGTCTATAAACCAGATTACTTATCTTAGCActtcaaaatacatattaaaatcttattttatggtGAATGTACAAATAAACTACATACCTAACAAAAACTAGTGGTATTTTTTTTGACAAAAGTATTTGGCATATTTGAGGCCTACTTCCTGATATAAACAAGATCATTTCTTCGTCCTGACAGGACCTTTTTTTAATTGGGTCTCCTGAGAAAAATGCCTATTCTGAAAATCAGAATTAATACCCAAGTAGCGTGTTTTGTTCGTGTGGGGAAGGGAGGTCATGAGAGAAAATTACCCGATGGAATGAACCACAAGGCAGGTAGGAAGTGAGGTTATTTTTTGTTACTGAGGTGTAACCCTGGGTTCATTGTTGCTTTCTCTgatctgaaatatattttctttttatattaaataaaataatgttatcaTCTGTTTAAAGTTATTGATCGACTTCCACAGATTAGACTCACTCAGGGCCTGGTTTTGATGCTTTCAAAGCAAATCACTGACAGgttcttttggccatttttacaTGCCACAGTAAATACGTACAGCAATTATTTTCAGCCAGTAGTCTAATTTCCTAACATTTCTACTTGTTAAAGCTACCATTGCTCCTTTCCTACATTGTATTATTTAGTTTTACCACAACTCGAATGAGTAGCAGAGTAGAGAAAACAGACTTTGGAGTCAGGCCTGAGTCAGGTAAGAGTTCAACCCCCTAACTGCTTTAAACTTGGGTGGGATACTTAACCCTggcagagcctcagtttcctcattagtaaaatgtAGGAAACAGTACCTACTACTAAGGTTAGGAGTGTTAAATTAGATCGCTTAGAAGCGCCTCACATCACACCAGGCGGATGATAGACATCCACTATGTAAGAGCTGTTACTGGCCGGCCGTACACAGCTGGTGAGGCGCCAGGTGTCTGCGCGCTGTAGGTGCTGTTTAAAGACTAGCTGGAAAGGACCTCAGTATCTCCAAGGCGAGGACAACACTTAGAGTGGCTGCAAAGTCTTATTTACTTGCTGAAGTTGATGCGAAGTTTAATTTAGATGGGAAAACACATAACATGCTTATTATAATCACCACCACCCATTATGCCAAGCATTTTACATAGTCATTACAGACGCTATCTtacttaatcttcataacaacccaATAAAGTGGTTAcaattattacctccattttttttttcttttaagattttatttatttatttgacagagacccagtgagagagggaacacagcagggggagtgggagagggagaagcaggcttcccgccaagcaggagcccgatgtggggctcaatcccaggaccctgggatcatgacccgagctgaaggcagacgcttaacgactgagccacccaggtgcccctcttaacCTCCATTTTGCAGGAGAGAAAACCAAGTTATGACTAGCCCACTCAATCACCCTTCCAGTTCACAGATGAAGCTGAGACCAAAAGTGCAACTGACTGGTGTGAGTTCCAGTTAAAGACAGGGACAGCCTAGAAAGGCTAGGAAGTACTCAGATGTCCACATATTAAATGCAGAATATTCAAACCTAAAATCCAAATTCATTTCCCCTTGTACATGAGCAAAACCTACTCATTTCCCTAAGGCTTAGAAGTAAAgagattgggggcacctgggtggctcagccagttaaacatccgactcttgatctcacctcaggtcttgatctcagggtcgtgagttcaagccctacattgggttccacactgagtgtggagctgacttaaaaaaaaaaagtgagattgaCTAGGGGGAAAATatctaaagaataaaaagtgTAAATCTGTATGAATAAAGGCAAGAAGCATAATATACAGTGCAAACCCTGTGGTCTCAGGGCTGACACTGGTCCTAAGTGTCCGAGGGTGCAACAGGAGAGTTGAGGCTTCAGCAAGGGAGTCCCACTGGGTCACAAGAACAATTGGCGTGGAGGTGATTTACAGTAGGCCTTCAGGCCAGGCCTGTCCAGGGCTCAGCGGACTCTGGCTTGTAGCTCTCAAACATTACTCCTGGAACCAGGCTTACAGCTGACCGCCTGCGATCCCCAGGGTTCTCTGCAAATCCCTGCTCAATTCCTAACCCTGCCCTCCTTAAATCGTTGCTATTGTTACTCACTTCCAGCTATCATTTCTCTGTATGGCTCCTAATCCTCTTTAAAATGGTATATTTATACCTCAACAGCTCAGCAGTATTTAAGGGCAGGTCATGGACGACTGACCCGAACGAAAGAAGCCAATTGAATTTTAGATTCCTTGACCAGAGGCTAAATCAAGTTAATTTCAttcatagttttttatttttttttaagattttatttatttatttgagaaagagagcacaagcagggaggagagggagaatcaggctccccgagcagggagccccatgtggagctcgatcccaggaccctgagatcatgacctgagccgaaggcagatgcttaaccgactgagccacccaggcgaccctcgCTCATATAGTTTCTTAACTTGAGCATGGGTGCCGTGCTTTAGTCACTCCTCAATGTTGCTTGAATATCGATAAAGAGACGGGGTGACACCCCTTCACACCCAGCCAGTTCAGGTGCTGTTGGTGCGGAGCCTCAGCAGCTGCTGGGCACATGTCTTCAGGTGTGAGGAGATGGGGAAAAGGTTAGAAATCACTGGGCCATATGATCTTCAAGGCCTCTTCCAGTTCCAAAATACCACTGCCTTTTCACATCAACAGCTACCTGCGAACCCAGCCACTCTCAAAGGAATCAAGGGACTTGTTCTATCAAACTAAGGAGTAAGAGCTCACATTCATTCAGCACCGCCTGTGTGCTGAGCACTTTGCTCAGTGACTAAATAAGTGTTTGAGTTTCTtgtatgtgccaagcactgttctggaCACTGGGAATTCCGTGTATACAATGAAGTCCTCTCCTCAAGGATCTTGGACTTGGTGGAGAAGACATaataaggggggaaaaagaataaGATTCAGTTAAGCATGATGAAGCAAATAAAATAGGATAGTGTCAGAGTGACTTGAGTGGCTACTTGAGGTGGGCTTGGGAAATCTCTCTCTGAGGAGGGAAGAGTGTCAAGAAGACAGCCATGGGAAGCCAGAGGGGAAGAGCAGTCTGGGCAGCAGGAACAATCAATGGTAAGGCCCCATGAGTTTAGTGTGTCTGGGGACAAGGGCCGAGGAACATGAAGACCAAGTAGGCAAGGGCTAGATTGTGTCAGGCGTCATGGCTCTAGGAAGGAGCGTGGATTTAGTTCTGAGTGtgaatgggaagccattggaaggtTGGCAGCGGGAGAATGACAGATGAGGTTGATGCTGCAGAACACATTATTCTGGCTGCTGGGTAGGGACTGTGAAAGGGGGCAGAAACACCAGGTAGGACCTACTGTAGGGGACCAGGTGTGAGGACATGGCCTGGACGAGAGATGCAGTAATGGAGGTGatgagaagtggttggattcAGAATATGGTTTGGAGGCAGAGCTGACGGAACGGCCTACTGGTAGATTGAgatctaagagaaagaaaagattgaaGAAGGACTCAGCCTACCAGTAGTATGTGGGGGTGAATGAGCTCACCTGGGGGGCGCTGTGGGGAGGTGAGAAGGGTACCGACCAGGAGCCTGGGAGCCCCAAGCAGGAAGAGATTTGTTAAACAGGAGGAAGTGCAAGCAAAGGAGATGAGTGGTCAGTGAGGTTGGAGTGAAATCAGAGGAGTGTGAGTTCTTGAAACCTGGAGTGTTTGAGGAAAGAATTCATTGGTTGAACCGGGATGAATCTGTTGGCAGATTGAGTAAGAAAAGTAGGTCATTGGTGACCACTTCTCCATGGAGCAACAAGGATGAGAGCATCCAACTGGAGTAAGCTGAGTgaataagaaagaagaggatgCAAAACAGTTTTGAGAATGTTCGGTTATCTATTGCTATCTGAAAAACACCCAAGCCCTAGTAGCTTCAGTGACACTTACTTCGCGCATGAATTACAGCTTGGTCACGGCTCTGTGGGGACAATGCCCCATTTGGTATCAGCTGCAGTGGCTGGAAGACGGGCTGGAGTCATCAGCAGAGTCACTCACCCGACACTCCTGGTGGTTGAGGCAGGCTGCCAGCCGGAAGCCCCACAGGTGCTCTGG encodes the following:
- the MRPS10 gene encoding small ribosomal subunit protein uS10m isoform X1, encoding MAARAALDSMCRRLWQGSRNFSINSSRSSTARNGGFLLSTSMKWVQFSNLHVDIPKDLTKPTITISDEPDTLYKRLSVLVKGHDKAVLDSYEYFAVLAAKELGISIKVHEPPRKIERFTLLKSVHIFKKHRVQYEMRTLYRCLELEHLTGSTADVYLEYIQRNLPEGVAMEVTETRLEQLPGHIKEPVWEMVPEEKEGKS
- the MRPS10 gene encoding small ribosomal subunit protein uS10m isoform X2; this encodes MAARAALDSMCRRLWQGSRNFSINSSRSSTARNGGFLLTSMKWVQFSNLHVDIPKDLTKPTITISDEPDTLYKRLSVLVKGHDKAVLDSYEYFAVLAAKELGISIKVHEPPRKIERFTLLKSVHIFKKHRVQYEMRTLYRCLELEHLTGSTADVYLEYIQRNLPEGVAMEVTETRLEQLPGHIKEPVWEMVPEEKEGKS